In Bradyrhizobium guangxiense, the following are encoded in one genomic region:
- a CDS encoding FAD-binding and (Fe-S)-binding domain-containing protein produces the protein MTNASTLEQRLRSELTGDVLFDPFSRGRYATDASFYQIVPAGVVVPRTMDEALRALAIARDGGLKVTPRGGGTSQCGQTVNDGLVVDLSKHLNRILSLDVEARTCVVEPGIVLDDLNRQLKKHGLWFPVDVSTASRATIGGMAGNNSCGGRSLRYGTMRDNTLSMEAALADGTLSRYGEVSRDLSDLDAGDSTRALFRDMLDLGMRESDEIAARFPKVQRRVGGYNLDALVPRNAPNNMAHLLVGSEGTLAFTTKVELKLWPVIRNKALCVCHFGSFYEAMDAAQHLVKLKPIAVELVDRTMIALGRDIAMFKPIINTAIKGDPDAVLVVEFAEEDQADNLVRLKQLGELMSDLGFGWNNEPRKWGGVVEIIEPALQSGIADFRAAGLNVMMSMKQEGKPVSFVEDCAVPLPHLADYTARLNEVFARHGTSGTMYAHASEGCLHVRPVLNLKQEKDVKAMRAIAEEAFALVREYKGSHSGEHGDGLVRSEFHATMFGERLVADFREVKQRFDPDGVLNPGKIVDAPKMDDRSLFRFKPDYRVGELRTRLDWSAYPGAGGGFQGAVEMCNNNGACRKLEGGVMCPSYRATRNEKDVTRGRANTLRLAISGQLGPDALSSDEMMETLKLCVSCKACRHECPTGVDMAKMKIEVLAARVASHGLTLRDRLVGYLPRYAGLASRFAPLANLRNRSPLLRELFERFAGISARRTLPAFRSDIFAPPADVVGPESGREVVLFTDTFNRIYERENLDAALRVLAAGGYRVHLPRPASGSRPLCCGRTFLSAGLVDEAKAELDRLGSAFAPFAARGVPIVGLEPSCLLTLRDELASLRKDADAKAIGAHALTFEEFLVREAAAGRLQLPLGHVAEKAVVHGHCHQKSFGALKPIEQVLRLVPGLKVETIESSCCGMAGAFGYGADTYDASIEMAELSLLPAVRKADQNTLVVADGTSCRHQIHDGTQREALHVARVLALSIDRADTNSTSTATKETSHG, from the coding sequence ATGACAAACGCCTCCACGCTCGAACAGCGCCTGCGGTCGGAATTGACCGGCGACGTCTTGTTCGACCCCTTCAGCCGCGGCCGCTACGCCACCGACGCCTCGTTCTACCAGATCGTGCCGGCGGGCGTGGTCGTCCCCCGGACCATGGACGAAGCGCTGCGGGCGCTGGCGATCGCTCGCGACGGGGGGCTGAAGGTCACCCCGCGCGGCGGCGGCACCTCGCAATGCGGCCAGACCGTCAATGACGGGCTGGTGGTCGATCTCTCAAAGCACCTGAACCGGATCCTGTCGCTCGACGTCGAGGCCCGCACCTGCGTGGTAGAGCCCGGTATCGTGCTCGACGACCTCAACCGCCAGCTCAAAAAGCACGGGCTCTGGTTCCCGGTGGACGTCTCCACGGCCTCGCGCGCCACCATCGGCGGCATGGCCGGCAACAATTCCTGCGGCGGCCGCAGCCTGCGCTACGGCACCATGCGCGACAACACACTGTCGATGGAGGCCGCGCTCGCCGACGGCACGCTGAGCCGATACGGCGAGGTCTCGCGCGATCTCTCCGATCTCGACGCCGGCGACAGCACCCGCGCCCTGTTCCGCGACATGCTCGATCTCGGAATGCGCGAGTCCGATGAGATCGCCGCGCGCTTCCCAAAAGTGCAGCGCCGCGTCGGCGGCTATAATCTCGATGCGCTGGTGCCGCGCAATGCGCCGAACAACATGGCGCACCTACTGGTTGGCTCCGAGGGCACCCTCGCCTTCACCACCAAGGTCGAGCTGAAGCTGTGGCCCGTCATCCGCAACAAGGCGCTCTGCGTCTGCCATTTCGGCAGTTTTTACGAGGCAATGGATGCGGCCCAGCACCTGGTCAAGCTGAAGCCAATCGCGGTCGAGCTGGTCGACCGCACCATGATCGCGCTCGGGCGCGACATCGCGATGTTCAAGCCGATCATCAATACGGCGATCAAGGGCGATCCGGACGCGGTGCTGGTGGTGGAGTTCGCGGAGGAGGACCAGGCGGACAACCTCGTGCGCCTCAAGCAGCTCGGCGAATTGATGAGTGATCTCGGCTTCGGCTGGAATAATGAGCCGCGCAAATGGGGCGGCGTGGTTGAGATCATCGAACCGGCACTGCAGAGCGGCATCGCCGATTTCCGCGCCGCCGGCCTCAACGTCATGATGTCGATGAAGCAGGAAGGCAAGCCCGTCTCCTTCGTCGAGGACTGCGCCGTGCCGCTGCCGCATCTGGCCGACTACACCGCGCGGCTGAACGAGGTGTTCGCCAGGCATGGCACCAGCGGCACGATGTACGCGCACGCCTCCGAGGGCTGCCTGCATGTGCGCCCGGTGCTGAACTTGAAGCAGGAAAAGGACGTCAAGGCGATGCGTGCCATCGCCGAAGAGGCGTTTGCGCTGGTGCGCGAATACAAGGGCTCGCATTCCGGCGAGCATGGCGACGGCCTGGTGCGCTCCGAATTCCACGCGACGATGTTCGGCGAGCGCCTCGTCGCCGACTTCAGGGAAGTAAAGCAGCGCTTCGATCCCGATGGCGTGCTCAATCCCGGCAAGATCGTCGATGCGCCGAAGATGGACGACCGCTCGCTGTTTCGCTTCAAGCCGGACTATCGTGTCGGCGAGCTGAGGACCAGGCTCGACTGGTCTGCCTATCCCGGCGCCGGCGGCGGTTTCCAGGGCGCGGTCGAGATGTGCAACAACAACGGCGCCTGCCGCAAGCTCGAGGGCGGCGTGATGTGCCCGTCCTATCGCGCCACGCGCAACGAGAAGGACGTCACGCGCGGCCGCGCCAACACGCTGCGGCTTGCGATCTCCGGCCAGCTCGGCCCGGATGCACTCTCTTCCGACGAGATGATGGAGACGCTGAAACTCTGCGTCTCCTGCAAGGCCTGCCGCCATGAGTGCCCGACCGGCGTCGACATGGCCAAGATGAAGATCGAAGTGCTGGCGGCGCGCGTCGCTTCTCACGGGCTGACATTGCGCGACCGGCTGGTCGGCTATCTGCCGCGCTATGCTGGCCTCGCCTCGCGCTTTGCACCGCTAGCGAATTTGCGCAACCGCAGCCCCTTGCTCCGAGAACTGTTCGAACGCTTTGCCGGCATCAGCGCGCGCCGCACCCTGCCCGCCTTCCGCAGCGATATATTCGCACCGCCGGCGGATGTGGTCGGGCCGGAGAGCGGCCGGGAGGTCGTGCTGTTCACGGATACTTTCAACCGCATCTATGAGCGCGAAAACCTCGACGCCGCGCTGCGTGTGCTGGCAGCGGGCGGCTATCGCGTGCATCTGCCCAGGCCTGCAAGCGGCAGCCGCCCGCTCTGCTGCGGCCGAACCTTCCTCTCTGCCGGCCTCGTCGACGAAGCGAAGGCCGAGCTCGACCGGCTGGGGAGCGCCTTCGCGCCTTTTGCCGCGCGCGGCGTGCCGATCGTCGGCCTGGAGCCAAGCTGCCTGCTGACGCTGCGGGACGAGCTCGCTTCGCTCCGCAAGGACGCCGACGCCAAGGCGATCGGCGCGCATGCCCTCACCTTCGAGGAGTTTCTGGTGCGCGAAGCCGCAGCCGGAAGGCTGCAACTGCCGCTTGGCCACGTTGCCGAGAAGGCCGTCGTGCACGGCCACTGCCATCAAAAATCCTTCGGCGCCTTAAAGCCGATCGAGCAGGTGCTGCGTCTCGTCCCCGGCCTCAAGGTCGAAACCATCGAGTCGAGCTGCTGCGGCATGGCCGGAGCGTTCGGTTACGGCGCGGACACCTATGACGCCTCGATCGAGATGGCCGAGCTGTCGCTGCTGCCCGCCGTGCGCAAGGCTGATCAGAATACCCTCGTCGTCGCCGACGGCACCTCCTGCCGCCACCAGATCCACGACGGCACGCAGCGCGAGGCGCTTCACGTCGCACGCGTGCTGGCGCTGAGCATCGATCGCGCCGACACCAATTCAACCTCAACCGCTACAAAGGAAACCAGCCATGGCTGA
- a CDS encoding pyridoxal-phosphate-dependent aminotransferase family protein, translated as MTVHTGRHFLQIPGPTNVPDRVLRAMDMPTLDHRGPEFAELGFAVLAAMQRVFRTKQPVIIFPSSGTGAWEAAMVNVFSPGDKVLMCETGQFAVLWRGIADKFKLDVDFIPSDWRHGADLAEIEKRLAADKQHAIKAVCVVHNETSTGCVTPPLQVRELLDRVKHPALLMVDTISGLGSMEYEHDAWGIDVSVAGSQKGLMLPPGLGFNAVSAKALAVAKANPGMRSYWDWQEGITFNKLGTFPYTPATNLLYGLREAVKMLEEEGLENVWTRHKRHSAATRAAVKVWGLETQCSDPAAHSPALTGVRVPEGFDADAFRKVVLENFDMSLGTGLNKVKGKVFRIGHIGHFNDLMLMGTLAGVEMGLDLAKIPHRSGGVLAAMDVLKGRDVVPMTKVQVA; from the coding sequence ATGACCGTGCATACTGGAAGGCATTTCTTACAGATTCCAGGACCGACCAATGTGCCCGACCGCGTGCTGCGGGCGATGGACATGCCGACGCTGGACCATCGCGGTCCGGAATTCGCCGAGCTCGGTTTTGCGGTGCTTGCCGCAATGCAGCGCGTGTTCCGCACCAAGCAGCCCGTGATCATCTTCCCCTCGTCTGGCACCGGCGCTTGGGAAGCGGCCATGGTCAACGTGTTTTCGCCCGGCGACAAGGTTTTGATGTGCGAGACCGGCCAGTTCGCCGTGCTGTGGCGCGGCATTGCCGACAAGTTCAAGCTCGACGTCGACTTCATCCCGAGCGACTGGCGCCATGGCGCCGATCTCGCCGAGATCGAGAAGCGCCTTGCTGCCGACAAGCAGCACGCAATCAAGGCGGTGTGCGTCGTGCATAACGAGACCTCGACCGGCTGCGTGACGCCGCCGCTGCAGGTCCGCGAGCTGCTCGACCGCGTCAAGCATCCGGCGCTCTTGATGGTCGACACCATCTCTGGCCTTGGCTCGATGGAATACGAACACGACGCCTGGGGCATCGACGTCTCGGTCGCTGGCTCCCAGAAGGGCCTGATGCTGCCGCCCGGCCTCGGCTTCAATGCCGTCTCGGCGAAGGCGCTCGCGGTCGCCAAGGCCAATCCGGGCATGCGCTCCTACTGGGACTGGCAGGAGGGCATCACCTTCAACAAACTCGGCACCTTCCCCTATACACCTGCGACCAATCTGCTCTACGGCCTGCGTGAAGCCGTGAAGATGCTGGAGGAGGAGGGGCTGGAGAACGTCTGGACCCGCCACAAGCGCCACAGCGCGGCAACGCGCGCGGCGGTCAAGGTCTGGGGCCTGGAGACGCAGTGCTCCGACCCGGCTGCGCACTCGCCTGCGCTGACCGGCGTGCGCGTGCCCGAGGGCTTTGATGCCGACGCCTTCCGCAAGGTCGTGCTGGAGAACTTCGACATGTCGCTCGGCACCGGTCTGAACAAGGTCAAGGGCAAAGTGTTCCGCATCGGGCATATCGGCCATTTCAACGATCTGATGCTGATGGGCACGCTCGCCGGCGTCGAGATGGGCCTGGATCTTGCAAAGATCCCGCACCGGAGCGGCGGTGTGCTGGCGGCAATGGACGTCCTGAAGGGACGCGACGTGGTGCCGATGACCAAGGTTCAGGTGGCCTAA
- a CDS encoding enoyl-CoA hydratase/isomerase family protein encodes MSDTTAIITEKRGQAFWITINRPEKRNALNGDVIAGVTKGYRDAHDDKDVRVIVLTGAGDKAFCAGADLQNSGAAFAMDHSKPNVDYADLLRLSQNATKPAIARVGGVCMAGGMGLLCMTDMAVAADHVVFGLPEVKVGVFPMQVLSLLQSIAPPRLVNEWALTGEPFDARAAHAAGLLNYVVPAAELDAKVDWLIGRIVDKSPTAIRRGKYAMRAIASMSFDESIAYTESQIALLAMTEDAKEGLKAFSEKRKPVWTGR; translated from the coding sequence ATGAGCGACACCACAGCCATCATCACCGAAAAGCGCGGACAGGCGTTCTGGATCACCATCAACCGGCCGGAGAAACGCAACGCGCTGAACGGAGACGTCATCGCCGGCGTCACCAAAGGCTATCGCGATGCGCATGACGACAAGGACGTCCGCGTCATCGTGCTGACGGGCGCGGGCGACAAGGCGTTCTGCGCGGGCGCCGATCTGCAGAATTCCGGCGCCGCGTTCGCGATGGATCATTCCAAACCAAATGTCGACTATGCCGATCTGCTACGTTTGTCACAGAACGCCACCAAGCCAGCGATTGCGCGGGTCGGCGGCGTCTGCATGGCCGGCGGCATGGGCCTGCTCTGCATGACCGACATGGCGGTTGCGGCCGATCACGTCGTATTCGGCCTGCCGGAGGTGAAGGTCGGTGTCTTCCCGATGCAGGTGCTGAGCCTTCTCCAGAGCATCGCGCCGCCACGGCTCGTGAATGAATGGGCGCTCACGGGCGAGCCGTTCGACGCCAGGGCCGCGCACGCTGCAGGTCTCCTCAACTACGTGGTGCCCGCGGCCGAGCTCGATGCCAAGGTCGATTGGCTGATCGGCCGCATTGTCGACAAATCCCCGACCGCGATCCGCCGCGGCAAATACGCCATGCGCGCCATCGCCTCGATGTCGTTCGACGAGAGCATCGCCTACACCGAGAGCCAGATCGCGCTGCTCGCGATGACCGAGGACGCCAAGGAAGGCCTGAAGGCGTTCAGCGAGAAGCGGAAGCCGGTCTGGACGGGGCGTTGA
- a CDS encoding GlcG/HbpS family heme-binding protein, giving the protein MADLTLDTARKILDAAFAKPAELKLKPLVVTILDARGVLKLAAAQDGTSLMRAEIAHGKAYGALAMGMGSRALFQRAQEQAYFIDAVNTIAKGALVPVPGGVLIMDGTTLLGAVGVSGDTSDNDEACAVAGIQAAGLKANAG; this is encoded by the coding sequence ATGGCTGACCTCACGCTCGATACCGCCCGAAAAATCCTCGACGCCGCCTTCGCCAAACCCGCCGAGCTGAAGCTCAAGCCGCTGGTCGTCACCATCCTGGACGCGCGTGGCGTGCTCAAGCTGGCCGCCGCGCAGGACGGCACCAGCCTGATGCGCGCGGAGATCGCGCACGGCAAGGCCTATGGCGCGCTCGCCATGGGCATGGGCTCGCGCGCCCTGTTCCAGCGCGCGCAGGAGCAGGCCTATTTCATCGACGCGGTGAACACGATCGCCAAGGGCGCGCTGGTGCCGGTCCCCGGCGGCGTGCTGATCATGGACGGTACTACGCTGCTCGGCGCCGTGGGCGTGTCCGGCGACACCTCCGACAATGACGAAGCTTGCGCCGTCGCGGGCATCCAGGCCGCCGGGCTGAAGGCCAATGCGGGGTGA
- a CDS encoding molybdopterin-dependent oxidoreductase, protein MNQHAKIEIRHSTCPHDCPSACALDVEVVEGRSIGRVRGSKKQTYTAGVVCAKVARYAERIHHPERVMYPMRRTGSKGSGQFARISWDEALDEIGHRFNAAEREFGAESIWPYYYAGTMGLVMRDGLNRLTHVKKYSRFYQTICANVARVGYAIGTGKIAGVDPREMALSDLVVIWGTNPVNTQVNVMTHASRARKERGAKIAAVDIYDNETMKQADIKIILRPGTDGAFACGVMHVLFRDGYADGAYMDKYTDCPAELEAHLKTRTPEWASAISGVPVAEIEAFAKAVGETQRTFFRLGYGFTRSRNGATQMHAALCIPAVTGAWQYEGGGAFFNNYALWHFNESIIEAHDAIDPSVRALDQSKIGRILTGDAEALHGKGPVKALLIQNTNPMTVAPEQALVRQGFAREDLFVAVHEQFMTETAQMADIVLPATMFMEHDDLYYGGGHQHISVGPKLIAPPGECRSNHEVLQALAPRLGAKHRGFEMTPRELIDATLKLSNHGDIAGLEADIWRDLQPDFRTSHFLDGFAHADGRFHFRADWAHPPFGVTMGDVDKMPELPDHWGMIEHSDQAHPFRLSTSPSRSFLNTTFNETPSSQAHEGKASVMIHPLDAASLDIADGDAVTLGNTRGETTLVATLFDGVRRGVLIAESVHPNKNHIGGRGINMLTGAETVAPIGGAAFHDNKVWIRKAVA, encoded by the coding sequence ATGAACCAGCACGCCAAGATCGAGATCCGCCATTCGACCTGCCCACATGATTGCCCCTCGGCCTGCGCCCTCGATGTCGAGGTGGTCGAGGGCCGCAGCATCGGTCGTGTTCGTGGTTCGAAAAAGCAGACCTACACGGCCGGCGTCGTCTGCGCCAAGGTCGCCCGCTACGCCGAGCGCATTCATCATCCCGAGCGGGTGATGTATCCGATGCGCCGCACCGGATCGAAGGGCTCGGGGCAATTCGCGCGGATCTCCTGGGACGAGGCGCTGGACGAGATCGGGCACCGCTTCAATGCGGCCGAGCGCGAGTTCGGCGCGGAATCGATCTGGCCCTATTACTACGCCGGCACGATGGGCCTCGTGATGCGCGACGGGCTCAACCGCCTCACCCATGTGAAGAAATATTCGCGCTTCTATCAGACCATCTGCGCCAATGTCGCCCGCGTTGGCTATGCCATCGGCACCGGCAAGATCGCCGGCGTCGACCCGCGCGAGATGGCGCTGTCCGATCTCGTCGTGATCTGGGGCACCAATCCTGTCAACACCCAGGTCAACGTGATGACGCACGCCTCCCGTGCTCGCAAGGAGCGCGGCGCGAAGATCGCGGCGGTCGACATCTACGACAACGAGACGATGAAGCAGGCTGACATCAAGATCATCCTGCGGCCCGGCACCGACGGCGCCTTCGCCTGCGGCGTCATGCATGTCCTGTTCCGGGACGGCTACGCCGACGGAGCCTATATGGACAAATACACGGACTGTCCTGCCGAGCTCGAGGCGCATCTGAAGACGCGCACGCCGGAATGGGCGTCGGCCATCTCAGGGGTGCCGGTGGCGGAGATCGAGGCCTTTGCCAAGGCAGTCGGCGAGACCCAGCGGACGTTCTTCCGTCTCGGCTACGGCTTCACCCGTTCACGCAATGGCGCGACGCAGATGCATGCGGCGCTGTGCATTCCCGCGGTGACCGGCGCCTGGCAGTATGAGGGCGGCGGCGCCTTCTTCAACAATTACGCGCTGTGGCACTTCAACGAATCCATCATCGAGGCCCACGACGCGATTGATCCGAGCGTCCGCGCGCTCGACCAGTCCAAGATCGGCCGCATCCTCACCGGCGATGCCGAAGCCCTGCACGGCAAGGGGCCGGTCAAGGCGCTGCTGATCCAGAACACCAACCCGATGACGGTGGCGCCGGAGCAGGCGCTGGTGCGACAGGGCTTTGCGCGCGAGGATCTGTTCGTCGCGGTGCACGAGCAGTTCATGACCGAGACGGCGCAGATGGCCGACATCGTGCTGCCAGCGACTATGTTCATGGAGCACGACGATCTCTATTACGGCGGCGGTCACCAGCACATCTCGGTCGGCCCGAAGCTGATCGCCCCGCCCGGCGAATGCCGCTCCAACCATGAAGTGTTGCAGGCGCTGGCGCCGCGGCTCGGTGCCAAGCATCGAGGTTTCGAGATGACGCCGCGCGAATTGATCGACGCGACGCTGAAGCTGAGCAACCACGGCGACATTGCCGGCCTCGAAGCCGACATCTGGCGCGACCTGCAGCCGGACTTCCGCACCTCGCATTTCCTCGACGGCTTTGCCCATGCCGACGGGAGATTCCATTTCAGGGCCGACTGGGCGCATCCGCCGTTCGGCGTGACGATGGGCGATGTCGACAAAATGCCTGAGCTGCCGGACCATTGGGGGATGATCGAGCACTCCGACCAGGCGCATCCGTTCCGGCTTTCGACCAGCCCGTCGCGCAGCTTCCTCAACACCACCTTCAACGAAACGCCGTCCTCGCAGGCGCACGAGGGCAAGGCGAGCGTGATGATCCACCCGTTGGATGCAGCCTCCCTCGACATCGCCGACGGTGATGCGGTGACGCTCGGCAACACCCGCGGCGAGACCACGCTGGTTGCGACGCTGTTCGACGGCGTGCGGCGCGGCGTGCTGATCGCGGAGTCGGTTCATCCCAACAAGAACCACATCGGTGGGCGCGGCATCAACATGCTGACCGGCGCTGAAACCGTCGCGCCGATCGGCGGGGCCGCATTCCATGACAACAAGGTCTGGATCAGGAAAGCGGTCGCCTGA
- a CDS encoding pyridoxal-phosphate-dependent aminotransferase family protein encodes MHQGRHFLQIPGPSPVPERVLRAMDMPVIDHRSAEFGELGRTVLEGSQKIFQTKGPVVIFPSSGTGAWEAAIVNTLSPGDKVLMVETGHFATLWRQMAGRFGIEVDFVPGDWRRGADPAVIEARLTEDKARAIKAVMVVHNETSTGAPSRIAEIRAAIDRTGHPALLMVDTISSLGSVDYRHDEWKVDVSVSCSQKGFMLPPGLGFNAISEKALAASKTNKMLRSYFDWEEMLKPNAKGFFPYTPATNLLYGLREAIAMLLEEGLANVFARHQRLAAATRAAVNHWGLEVLCQEPAEFSPVLTAVLMPPGHDADQFRKIVLDNYNMSLGSGLSKVAGKVFRIGHLGECNALTLLGALIGVEMGLSVAGVPHRSGGVDVAMKLLEQRPQGNASPHLKIVGT; translated from the coding sequence ATGCATCAGGGGCGCCATTTCCTTCAGATTCCGGGCCCGAGTCCGGTCCCCGAGCGCGTCCTGCGCGCCATGGACATGCCCGTGATCGACCACCGCAGCGCGGAGTTCGGCGAGCTCGGCCGCACCGTGCTCGAAGGCAGCCAGAAGATCTTCCAGACCAAGGGGCCAGTGGTGATCTTCCCCTCGTCGGGGACCGGTGCCTGGGAAGCCGCGATCGTCAACACGCTGTCGCCGGGCGACAAGGTGCTGATGGTCGAGACCGGCCATTTCGCGACGCTGTGGCGGCAGATGGCCGGGCGCTTCGGCATCGAGGTCGACTTCGTGCCCGGCGACTGGCGCCGCGGTGCTGATCCCGCGGTGATCGAGGCAAGGCTCACCGAGGACAAGGCGCGCGCGATCAAGGCCGTCATGGTCGTGCACAACGAGACCTCGACCGGCGCGCCCAGCCGCATCGCCGAGATCCGCGCCGCGATCGACCGCACCGGCCATCCTGCCCTGCTGATGGTCGACACCATCTCCTCGCTCGGCTCTGTCGACTACCGCCACGACGAATGGAAGGTCGACGTCAGCGTCAGCTGCTCGCAGAAGGGTTTCATGCTGCCGCCCGGTCTCGGCTTCAACGCGATCTCGGAGAAAGCGCTGGCTGCGTCCAAGACCAACAAGATGCTGCGCTCCTATTTCGACTGGGAGGAGATGCTCAAGCCGAATGCCAAGGGTTTCTTCCCCTACACGCCCGCAACCAACCTGCTCTACGGCCTGCGCGAGGCGATCGCGATGCTGCTCGAGGAGGGGCTCGCCAACGTTTTCGCCAGGCATCAGCGGCTTGCCGCGGCGACGCGCGCCGCCGTCAATCATTGGGGGCTGGAAGTGCTCTGCCAGGAGCCGGCGGAGTTCTCGCCGGTGCTGACGGCCGTGCTGATGCCGCCCGGCCATGACGCCGATCAGTTCCGCAAGATCGTGCTCGACAACTACAACATGTCACTCGGTTCGGGCTTGTCGAAGGTCGCCGGAAAAGTCTTTCGCATCGGCCATCTCGGCGAATGCAACGCGCTCACTTTGCTCGGCGCGCTCATCGGCGTCGAGATGGGCCTGTCGGTGGCCGGCGTGCCGCATCGCTCCGGCGGCGTCGACGTCGCGATGAAGCTCCTGGAGCAGCGTCCGCAAGGCAACGCATCGCCGCATCTGAAGATCGTCGGCACGTAA
- a CDS encoding GntR family transcriptional regulator, protein MKSTIPDTGVPITPPAGSGGDRQENHHEASLHGEILLRLRDYVVEGNISEGARVPERQLCEMLGISRTPLREALKVLAAEGLIELLPNRGARVRQLSQRDLEELFDVMAGLESLAGRLACEAITDAEIIAIEQLHYEMYGHYLHRDMHGYFQTNQRIHESIVAAARNETLKSAYANFAGRIRRVRYSANFARKRQRWAEAMREHEAILDALRRRAGSELSDILFQHLRNKRTAAIEHLTEPQDDAPAAP, encoded by the coding sequence ATGAAATCCACGATTCCCGACACCGGGGTTCCGATCACCCCACCCGCCGGCAGCGGCGGCGACCGGCAGGAAAACCATCACGAGGCCTCGCTCCATGGCGAAATCCTGCTGCGGCTGCGCGACTACGTGGTCGAAGGCAACATTTCGGAAGGAGCCCGCGTTCCAGAGCGCCAGCTCTGCGAGATGCTCGGCATCTCCCGTACGCCTTTGCGTGAAGCGCTGAAAGTGCTCGCCGCCGAAGGCCTGATCGAGCTATTACCCAACCGCGGCGCACGCGTGCGCCAACTCAGCCAGCGCGACCTCGAAGAACTGTTCGACGTGATGGCAGGGCTGGAAAGCCTGGCCGGGCGCCTCGCCTGCGAGGCTATTACGGATGCGGAAATCATCGCGATCGAGCAACTGCATTACGAGATGTACGGCCACTATCTGCACCGCGACATGCACGGCTATTTCCAGACCAACCAGCGTATTCACGAGAGCATCGTCGCGGCCGCGCGCAACGAGACGCTGAAGAGCGCCTACGCCAACTTCGCCGGGCGGATCCGCCGCGTCCGCTACTCCGCCAATTTCGCCCGCAAGCGGCAGCGCTGGGCCGAAGCGATGCGCGAGCATGAGGCCATCCTCGATGCACTGCGCCGCCGCGCCGGCAGCGAACTCAGCGACATCCTGTTCCAGCACCTGCGCAACAAGCGGACGGCGGCGATCGAGCACCTGACCGAACCTCAAGATGACGCGCCGGCAGCGCCTTGA
- a CDS encoding tripartite tricarboxylate transporter substrate binding protein — MTARSFMLALAAGLLAMVPAAPSFAQDYPTHAVRIVVPFGAGGPADVAARLIGNVLQESFGQPFVVENRTGAGGVIGTVEAAKSPADGYTLLMMSNTQTANESLLTPDKRKYELMRDLAPIAPVNYSDLVIVVNPGVPAKTLQEFIALAKSQPGKLNYASSGQGTPYHMAGELFKAMAGIDLVHVPYRNSGEARSGVIGGQVQMMIDAVPAMAPNIAENQVRALATTGKQRSTVLPNVPTTIEAGVPGYEATIWLGLMAPAGTPKPVIDKLNAAVNAMVKRADIVKLWTEQGAVPMSMTPEQFDKFLRGDIEKWSDVVKKFDKS; from the coding sequence ATGACAGCCCGAAGCTTCATGCTGGCGCTGGCTGCCGGCCTGCTGGCCATGGTTCCGGCCGCCCCCTCATTCGCACAGGATTATCCCACCCACGCGGTCCGGATCGTCGTGCCCTTCGGAGCCGGCGGACCGGCCGACGTCGCGGCCCGGCTGATCGGCAATGTGCTCCAGGAGAGCTTCGGCCAGCCCTTCGTGGTCGAGAACCGCACCGGTGCCGGCGGGGTCATCGGCACCGTGGAAGCGGCGAAGTCGCCGGCCGACGGCTACACCCTGCTGATGATGTCCAACACCCAGACCGCGAATGAATCGCTGCTGACGCCAGACAAACGCAAATACGAGCTGATGCGCGACCTCGCGCCCATCGCGCCGGTGAACTATTCCGATCTCGTCATCGTGGTGAACCCGGGTGTGCCGGCGAAGACCCTCCAGGAGTTCATCGCCCTCGCCAAATCGCAGCCCGGAAAGCTGAACTATGCCTCCTCGGGTCAGGGCACGCCCTATCACATGGCCGGCGAGCTGTTCAAAGCCATGGCCGGCATCGACCTCGTCCATGTCCCCTATCGCAACAGCGGTGAAGCGCGTAGCGGCGTGATCGGCGGACAGGTGCAGATGATGATCGACGCGGTGCCGGCGATGGCGCCGAACATTGCCGAGAACCAGGTGCGCGCGCTCGCGACGACCGGCAAGCAGCGCTCGACTGTGCTGCCGAACGTGCCGACCACGATCGAAGCTGGCGTCCCTGGCTACGAGGCGACGATCTGGCTCGGCCTGATGGCGCCGGCCGGCACGCCGAAGCCTGTGATCGACAAGCTTAATGCCGCCGTCAACGCAATGGTGAAGCGGGCCGACATCGTCAAGCTCTGGACGGAACAAGGCGCCGTGCCCATGTCGATGACGCCGGAGCAGTTCGACAAATTCCTGCGCGGCGATATCGAGAAATGGTCCGACGTCGTCAAGAAGTTCGACAAGTCCTGA